A stretch of Arachis hypogaea cultivar Tifrunner chromosome 15, arahy.Tifrunner.gnm2.J5K5, whole genome shotgun sequence DNA encodes these proteins:
- the LOC112750511 gene encoding nudix hydrolase 1, translated as MVNKEGSSAPTSPPTPVPRVAVVVFILKGKSVLLGRRRSSVGNSTFALPGGHLEFGESFEDCAAREVREETGLEVGKVELLTVTNNVFLEEPKKCHYVTIFMRAVFGANEAEQVPQNLEPEKCDGWEWYAWSHLPNPLFGPLERMVKGGFDPFPV; from the exons ATGGTCAACAAGGAAGGGTCATCAGCGCCGACATCTCCGCCAACGCCGGTGCCAAGGGTTGCGGTGGTTGTTTTCATCTTGAAGGGAAAATCTGTCCTTCTCGGCCGCCGCCGCTCCTCCGTTGGCAACTCCACCTTCGCTCTTCCGGGAGGCCACCTTGAGTTTG GGGAGAGCTTTGAGGATTGTGCGGCAAGGGAAGTGAGAGAGGAAACAGGATTGGAGGTTGGGAAAGTGGAGCTGTTAACGGTTACAAACAACGTGTTTTTGGAAGAGCCGAAGAAGTGCCATTACGTCACTATCTTCATGAGGGCAGTGTTTGGGGCAAATGAAGCAGAGCAAGTGCCACAGAATCTGGAGCCGGAGAAGTGTGATGGGTGGGAGTGGTATGCGTGGTCTCATTTGCCAAACCCGTTGTTTGGGCCTCTTGAGAGGATGGTCAAAGGGGGTTTTGATCCATTTCCAGTGTAA